The genome window ACTGCGCCTATATTATTAGCCATGTACATTGCGCTGGCAAAAAAACAGGGCGCAGACCTGAAGCAGATCTCGGGCACCATACAAAATGACATATTAAAGGAATACGCTGCCCGCGGCACCTATATATATCCTCCCCAGGCCTCCATGCGTTTGATAACTGACGTATTTGAGTATTGCAGCAAAGAGGTCCCAAAGTGGAATACCATATCCATTTCAGGCTATCACATCCGCGAAGCGGGTTCAACTGCGGTGCAGGAGCTAGCCTTTACCCTGGCAAATGGTAAAACCTATTTGAAAGCTGCCTTACAAAAAGGATTAGATATAAACGTTTTTGCGAAAAGACTATCCTTTTTCTTTAACTGCCATAACAATTTTTTTGAAGAGATAGCGAAGTTCAGGGCGGCGAGGCGCATATGGGCAAACATTACCAAAGAACTGGGCGCTACGGATGCGGGAGCGCAAAAGCTGCGTTTTCATACCCAAACCGGTGGTTCAACCTTAACCGCGCAGCAACCCATGAACAACATTGTTAGGGTAAGTAACCAGGCTTTGGCTGCCGTATTAGGCGGCACACAATCATTACATACCAACGGTTACGACGAGGCTATCTCCCTACCAACCGAAGCCGCTGCCAAAATTGCTTTACGTACACAACAGATTATCGCCTTTGAAAGCGGCGTAACTGACACGGTTGATCCGCTGGCTGGCTCCTATTTTATAGAAGCACTTACTGACGAACTTGAAAAAGCTGCCTATATATATATAGATAAAATAGATGCTATGGGCGGTTCAGTAAAAGCAATTGAGCAGGATTACATTCAACAGGAGATTGCCAGATCAGCCTATATCTATCAGAATGAAATTGAAAGCGGCGAAAAGGTGCTGGTTGGCGTAAACAAATTCACCGAGCCTGAGCCAGCTGCTATCAATGTATTCCGGGTTGACGATACTATCCGTATCAAACAAACCGAAAAAATCAACATTTTAAAGAGTACAAGGGATAACCTAGCCGTATCAACATGCCTGCAAAAACTCAGCACCGCAGCTA of Mucilaginibacter xinganensis contains these proteins:
- a CDS encoding acyl-CoA mutase large subunit family protein — protein: MAGKKFNTTSDIEIKEVYTEPSGMNELPGEFPFTRGIQKDMYRGRPWTMRQYAGFSTAEESNKRYHYLLSQGTMGLSVAFDLPTQIGYDSDHELADGEVGKVGVAIDSLQDVEILFNGIELKNITTSMTINATAPILLAMYIALAKKQGADLKQISGTIQNDILKEYAARGTYIYPPQASMRLITDVFEYCSKEVPKWNTISISGYHIREAGSTAVQELAFTLANGKTYLKAALQKGLDINVFAKRLSFFFNCHNNFFEEIAKFRAARRIWANITKELGATDAGAQKLRFHTQTGGSTLTAQQPMNNIVRVSNQALAAVLGGTQSLHTNGYDEAISLPTEAAAKIALRTQQIIAFESGVTDTVDPLAGSYFIEALTDELEKAAYIYIDKIDAMGGSVKAIEQDYIQQEIARSAYIYQNEIESGEKVLVGVNKFTEPEPAAINVFRVDDTIRIKQTEKINILKSTRDNLAVSTCLQKLSTAAMGEENLMPYILNAVEQYATLGEISDTLRHIFGEY